The Paenibacillus sp. RUD330 genome has a segment encoding these proteins:
- a CDS encoding alpha/beta fold hydrolase, with protein MDYEIFTLGDVTLQSGVTLPGAFLAYKTYGKLNEQKDNVIVYPTAFGDQHVQNEWLIGREMALDPENYFIIVPNLLGNGLSSSPSNTPPPYDRARFPQATIYDNVRLQHRLLTEKFGIQKIALVVGWSMGGIQAFQWGASYPEMVERIAPFAGIAKPWPHTFVVLDSLKASLLAAVGFDSSKLNQLTSADMRAVGRVYAGWGLSHAFYREELYRELGFDSLEDFVAGVWEDSFMNMDPHNVLAMLWTGQHADISANPSYNGDFDKALKSIKALACIMPGSTDLFCTADDNKYEANLMPHAVFNPIESIWGHFAGRGINSADNKFIDDNLKHLLARSTNG; from the coding sequence ATGGACTATGAGATTTTTACTTTGGGTGATGTCACCCTGCAATCAGGAGTGACGTTGCCAGGCGCTTTTCTTGCCTATAAGACTTATGGGAAATTAAATGAACAGAAAGATAATGTCATCGTCTATCCAACTGCTTTTGGTGACCAGCATGTTCAGAATGAATGGCTGATTGGCAGGGAGATGGCACTGGATCCTGAGAACTATTTTATTATTGTTCCGAATCTGCTGGGCAACGGATTATCCTCGTCTCCCAGCAACACGCCTCCTCCATACGATCGGGCTCGTTTCCCGCAGGCAACCATCTATGACAACGTCAGATTGCAGCATCGGCTGTTGACTGAAAAATTCGGCATCCAAAAGATCGCTCTCGTCGTTGGCTGGTCCATGGGAGGCATTCAGGCGTTTCAATGGGGGGCAAGTTATCCGGAGATGGTGGAACGAATTGCGCCTTTCGCGGGAATTGCCAAGCCTTGGCCCCATACATTTGTGGTCCTGGACAGCTTGAAAGCTTCGCTGCTGGCTGCAGTCGGCTTCGATTCAAGCAAGCTGAACCAGTTGACTTCTGCAGACATGCGAGCCGTTGGCCGGGTCTATGCGGGATGGGGATTGTCGCATGCGTTTTATAGAGAGGAGCTTTATCGCGAGCTGGGATTTGACTCCTTGGAGGATTTTGTGGCTGGCGTCTGGGAAGACAGCTTTATGAATATGGATCCGCATAATGTCCTGGCCATGTTATGGACAGGCCAACATGCAGATATTAGTGCAAACCCCTCCTATAACGGAGATTTCGACAAGGCGCTTAAGAGCATTAAAGCTCTTGCCTGCATCATGCCGGGGAGCACGGACCTCTTTTGCACAGCGGACGATAATAAATACGAAGCCAATCTTATGCCTCACGCTGTTTTTAATCCGATCGAGTCGATTTGGGGCCATTTTGCCGGTCGTGGAATCAACAGTGCCGATAATAAATTTATTGATGACAACCTGAAGCATTTGTTGGCGCGGAGTACAAACGGATAA
- a CDS encoding LysR family transcriptional regulator, whose protein sequence is MELRQLNTFRTVASTLNFTRAAEVLNYVPSNVTMQMKALEDELGVRLFDRLGKQLVLTTAGKRFLTHIQGVLDKLDEARSDVHDNENISGTLTISANEVICAYRLPAVFQRFRSQHPGVRLIFRSVPNQELKQSLFEGTADVVYMLDEPIRSSGLAVEPLREETFRLLAAPDHPLAKRTVLQLEDFHGEVFLTNEKGCPYRTMFDRSFEKEGIDSITYLEFQSAEAIKQCAISGIGIAFLPEIVAEAEVERGELVALPWQIPDLRVYTQMLWHKDKWLSPILSSFIEAAREVLVLEEENTTV, encoded by the coding sequence ATGGAGTTGCGCCAACTGAATACGTTTCGCACGGTTGCATCCACCTTGAATTTCACTCGGGCCGCGGAAGTGTTGAACTACGTCCCCTCCAACGTCACGATGCAAATGAAAGCATTGGAGGATGAGCTTGGTGTTCGTCTCTTTGATCGCTTGGGCAAGCAGCTCGTTCTCACAACTGCGGGTAAACGTTTCTTAACTCATATCCAAGGTGTCCTTGACAAATTGGACGAGGCTCGCAGCGACGTTCATGACAATGAAAATATAAGCGGCACCCTGACGATCAGTGCCAATGAAGTCATTTGCGCCTATCGGCTTCCAGCTGTCTTTCAACGGTTTCGTTCGCAGCATCCGGGAGTTCGTCTGATCTTCCGCTCCGTTCCGAATCAAGAGCTCAAGCAATCCCTCTTTGAGGGAACCGCCGATGTCGTCTATATGTTGGACGAGCCTATCCGCTCGAGCGGACTGGCCGTGGAACCGTTGCGGGAAGAAACTTTCCGCTTGCTCGCTGCTCCAGACCACCCGCTCGCAAAACGAACGGTGCTGCAGCTGGAGGATTTTCACGGTGAAGTGTTCCTGACGAATGAAAAGGGCTGTCCCTATCGCACCATGTTTGACCGGTCATTTGAGAAAGAAGGTATCGATAGCATTACGTATCTGGAGTTTCAAAGTGCCGAAGCCATCAAACAATGTGCCATTTCGGGAATCGGCATTGCCTTTCTTCCTGAAATTGTAGCGGAAGCCGAAGTTGAACGCGGAGAACTTGTTGCTCTTCCATGGCAAATACCGGACTTGCGCGTGTATACACAGATGTTGTGGCATAAAGACAAGTGGCTTTCACCCATCCTGTCGTCTTTCATAGAAGCAGCGAGGGAGGTCCTCGTTCTGGAGGAGGAGAATACAACCGTTTAG